A window of Drosophila subobscura isolate 14011-0131.10 chromosome E, UCBerk_Dsub_1.0, whole genome shotgun sequence contains these coding sequences:
- the LOC117889723 gene encoding uncharacterized protein LOC117889723 isoform X2 yields MFSRQQLMLICLGLGVLGFGLCLPIEESADIKEDVISIDNQTQKVIRVHPQDLPSKKDHTGVNMNSALFQIQTLRPVTSSSQKKYVDSKQMRMRKRRPRPATDENEATEATKVHPSPNRR; encoded by the exons ATGTTCAGCCGTCAACAGCTAATG CTAATCTGCTTGGGACTAGGAGTCCTTGGCTTTGGTCTTTGCCTGCCCATTGAGGAGTCTGCGGACATCAAGGAGGATGTCATCAGCATTGACAATCAGACGCAAAAGGTGATACGCGTGCATCCGCAGGACCTGCCCTCGAAGAAGGATCACACTGGAGTCAACATGAACTCGGCCCTGTTCCAGATCCAGACCCTGCGGCCAGtcacgagcagcagccaaaagaagTACGTGGACTCGAAgcagatgcggatgcggaAACGTCGCCCCAGGCCGGCCACTGACG AAAACgaagcaacagaagcaactAAAGTTCATCCCAGCCCAAACAGACGCTGA
- the LOC117889723 gene encoding uncharacterized protein LOC117889723 isoform X1 has protein sequence MFSRQQLMLICLGLGVLGFGLCLPIEESADIKEDVISIDNQTQKVIRVHPQDLPSKKDHTGVNMNSALFQIQTLRPVTSSSQKKYVDSKQMRMRKRRPRPATDGEDSSQPLQALKQKELKAFPKQKTKQQKQLKFIPAQTDAELTGYLNGDDMLDMGLQVSHSHLLPVQMTPGPYPIYYVVSKTNGRFGKFPIKAFGSPAEFSKYLIKSKAEPISRHQRFEGFVRR, from the exons ATGTTCAGCCGTCAACAGCTAATG CTAATCTGCTTGGGACTAGGAGTCCTTGGCTTTGGTCTTTGCCTGCCCATTGAGGAGTCTGCGGACATCAAGGAGGATGTCATCAGCATTGACAATCAGACGCAAAAGGTGATACGCGTGCATCCGCAGGACCTGCCCTCGAAGAAGGATCACACTGGAGTCAACATGAACTCGGCCCTGTTCCAGATCCAGACCCTGCGGCCAGtcacgagcagcagccaaaagaagTACGTGGACTCGAAgcagatgcggatgcggaAACGTCGCCCCAGGCCGGCCACTGACGGTGAAGACTCGTCGCAGCCCCTCCAAGCCttgaaacaaaaagaactAAAAGCCTTTCCCAAGCAGAAAACgaagcaacagaagcaactAAAGTTCATCCCAGCCCAAACAGACGCTGAACTGACGGGGTATCTGAATGGGGACGATATGCTGGACATGGGGCTGCAGgtgagccacagccacttgCTGCCCGTACAGATGACGCCCGGCCCCTATCCCATCTACTATGTGGTGTCCAAGACCAACGGCCGCTTCGGCAAGTTCCCCATCAAGGCCTTCGGCTCGCCGGCCGAGTTCTCCAAGTATCTGATCAAAAGCAAGGCGGAGCCCATTAGCCGACACCAGCGCTTCGAGGGCTTCGTCCGGCGCTGA